In Deinococcus sp. HSC-46F16, the following are encoded in one genomic region:
- the rpsC gene encoding 30S ribosomal protein S3 yields the protein MGNKINPNGFRLGITRGWNSRWYAGKKQYAGLLKEDERIRKMVGKKLAAAGIARIEIERAGQQVNVIISAAKPGIVIGKGGESIKQLRGDIERLVSAGTVAVNVAEIPNPNISAPLVALRIAEQIERRFAFRRAMKQAAQRVMESGARGVRIVLSGRLGGAEQARTESVREGRVPLHTLRADIDYGTARAETTYGSLGIKVMVFNGEVIGGKTETLARPQRRNDERRPDGGDRPNRRRPTARRRPGGE from the coding sequence GGGCATCACCCGTGGCTGGAACAGCCGCTGGTACGCGGGCAAGAAGCAGTACGCTGGTCTCCTCAAGGAAGACGAGCGCATCCGCAAGATGGTGGGCAAGAAGCTCGCCGCCGCCGGGATCGCCCGCATTGAGATCGAGCGTGCGGGCCAACAGGTCAACGTGATCATCTCGGCTGCCAAGCCCGGCATCGTGATCGGCAAGGGTGGGGAGAGCATCAAGCAGCTCCGGGGCGACATCGAGCGCCTCGTGAGCGCCGGGACCGTTGCTGTGAACGTCGCCGAGATCCCCAACCCCAACATCAGCGCCCCGCTGGTCGCCCTGCGCATCGCGGAACAGATCGAGCGCCGCTTCGCCTTCCGCCGCGCGATGAAGCAGGCCGCGCAGCGCGTGATGGAGTCGGGTGCGCGTGGCGTGCGCATCGTGCTGTCGGGTCGCCTCGGCGGCGCCGAGCAGGCCCGCACCGAGAGCGTCCGCGAGGGCCGCGTGCCGCTGCACACCCTGCGTGCCGATATCGACTATGGCACCGCCCGCGCCGAGACCACCTACGGCTCGCTGGGCATCAAGGTGATGGTGTTCAACGGCGAAGTCATCGGTGGCAAGACCGAGACGCTGGCCCGCCCCCAGCGCCGCAACGACGAGCGCCGTCCCGATGGCGGCGACCGTCCCAACCGCCGTCGCCCCACCGCGCGGCGCCGTCCCGGAGGTGAGTGA
- the rplP gene encoding 50S ribosomal protein L16, which produces MLLPKRTKYRKQFRGRMTGDTKGGDYVAFGDYGLIALEPAWIRSNQIEACRIVMSRHFRRGGKIYIRIFPDKPVTKKPAETRMGKGKGAVEYWVSVVKPGRVMFEVSGVTEEQAKEAFRLAGHKLPIQTKMVKREVYDEAQ; this is translated from the coding sequence ATGCTTCTTCCGAAGCGCACCAAGTACCGCAAGCAGTTCCGTGGCCGCATGACCGGCGACACCAAGGGCGGCGACTACGTCGCGTTCGGTGACTACGGCCTGATCGCCCTGGAACCCGCCTGGATCCGCTCCAACCAGATCGAGGCGTGCCGCATCGTGATGAGCCGCCACTTCCGCCGCGGCGGCAAGATCTACATCCGCATCTTCCCCGACAAGCCCGTCACCAAGAAGCCCGCCGAAACCCGAATGGGGAAGGGCAAGGGTGCGGTGGAGTACTGGGTCAGCGTGGTCAAGCCCGGCCGCGTGATGTTCGAGGTGTCTGGCGTGACCGAAGAGCAGGCCAAGGAAGCCTTCCGCCTGGCCGGTCACAAGCTGCCCATCCAGACCAAGATGGTCAAGCGCGAGGTCTACGATGAAGCCCAGTGA
- the rpmC gene encoding 50S ribosomal protein L29, with translation MKPSEMRTLSDADFAREIDARKKELMELRFQAAMGQLAQPHRVRQLRREVAQLNTVRGEQSRAERVAQAQSAAGDSQ, from the coding sequence ATGAAGCCCAGTGAGATGCGTACCCTCTCGGACGCCGATTTCGCCCGCGAGATCGACGCCCGCAAGAAGGAACTGATGGAGCTGCGTTTCCAGGCGGCGATGGGCCAACTGGCCCAGCCGCACCGCGTGCGCCAGCTCCGGCGCGAAGTGGCGCAGCTCAACACCGTGCGCGGTGAGCAGAGCCGCGCCGAGCGCGTGGCCCAGGCCCAGAGCGCCGCAGGAGACAGCCAATGA
- the rpsQ gene encoding 30S ribosomal protein S17, whose protein sequence is MKKTFTGVVVSDKADKTVSVKVERRFMHPLYGKIVTRSKKYAAHDETNEYRIGDRVEILAVRPISKTKTWKVTRLIERPRGIETTAVETEGGNA, encoded by the coding sequence ATGAAAAAGACCTTTACGGGCGTCGTGGTGAGCGACAAGGCCGACAAGACGGTGAGCGTCAAGGTCGAGCGCCGCTTCATGCACCCGCTGTACGGCAAGATCGTGACGCGCTCCAAGAAGTACGCCGCGCACGACGAGACCAACGAGTACCGGATCGGGGACCGCGTCGAGATTCTCGCCGTGCGCCCCATCAGCAAGACCAAGACCTGGAAGGTCACCCGCCTGATCGAGCGCCCGCGCGGCATCGAGACCACGGCGGTCGAGACGGAAGGCGGTAACGCATGA
- the rplN gene encoding 50S ribosomal protein L14: protein MIMPQSRLDVADNSGARELMCIRVLNSGIGGKGLTTGGGGNKRYAHVGDIIVASVKDAAPRGTVKSGDVVKAVVVRTSHAIKRADGSTIRFDKNAAVIINNQGEPRGTRVFGPVARELRDRRFMKIVSLAPEVL, encoded by the coding sequence ATGATCATGCCCCAGTCCCGCCTCGACGTGGCGGACAACAGCGGCGCGCGCGAACTGATGTGCATTCGCGTGCTGAACAGCGGCATCGGCGGCAAGGGCCTGACCACGGGCGGCGGCGGCAACAAGCGCTACGCCCACGTCGGCGACATCATCGTGGCGTCGGTCAAGGACGCGGCCCCGCGCGGCACCGTCAAGTCCGGTGACGTGGTGAAGGCTGTGGTCGTGCGCACCAGCCACGCGATCAAGCGTGCCGACGGCAGCACCATCCGCTTTGACAAGAACGCGGCCGTCATCATCAACAACCAGGGCGAGCCCCGCGGTACCCGCGTCTTCGGGCCGGTTGCCCGCGAACTGCGCGACCGCCGCTTCATGAAGATCGTGTCCCTGGCCCCGGAGGTGCTGTGA
- the rplX gene encoding 50S ribosomal protein L24: MPRPSAGSHHSDKLHVKKGDTVVVLSGKHRGATGKVLLALPREAKVVVEGVNLVTKHVKPSATNPTGGIEQREGALHASKVALVDPETGKATRIRKQIVDGKKVRVAVASGKVID; this comes from the coding sequence ATGCCCCGCCCCAGCGCCGGAAGCCACCACAGCGACAAGCTGCACGTGAAGAAGGGCGACACCGTCGTCGTGCTCAGCGGCAAGCACCGCGGCGCGACCGGCAAGGTGCTGCTCGCCCTGCCCCGCGAGGCCAAGGTCGTCGTCGAGGGCGTCAACCTCGTGACCAAGCACGTCAAGCCCTCGGCCACCAACCCCACGGGCGGCATCGAGCAGCGTGAAGGTGCCCTGCATGCCAGCAAGGTCGCGCTGGTTGACCCCGAGACCGGCAAGGCCACCCGCATCCGCAAGCAGATCGTGGACGGCAAGAAGGTCCGGGTCGCGGTCGCGAGCGGCAAGGTCATCGACTGA
- the rplE gene encoding 50S ribosomal protein L5 has product MQTLKTKYNEQVRPALMGQFGYSSVMAVPRIEKIVINEGLGSSKEDSKAIDKAARELALITLQKPIVTKAKKSISNFKLRQGMPVGIKVTLRGERMYVFLEKLINIGLPRIRDFRGINPNAFDGRGNYNLGIKEQLIFPEITYDMVDKVRGMDITIVTTAKTDEEARALLQAMGLPFRK; this is encoded by the coding sequence ATGCAGACCCTGAAGACCAAGTACAACGAGCAGGTGCGCCCCGCGTTGATGGGCCAGTTCGGCTACTCCAGCGTGATGGCCGTGCCGCGCATCGAGAAGATCGTGATCAACGAGGGCCTGGGGTCCTCCAAGGAAGACTCCAAGGCCATCGACAAGGCGGCCCGCGAGCTCGCCCTGATCACGCTGCAAAAGCCCATCGTCACCAAGGCGAAGAAGAGCATCTCCAACTTCAAGCTTCGCCAGGGCATGCCGGTCGGGATCAAGGTCACGCTGCGCGGCGAGCGCATGTACGTGTTTCTGGAAAAGCTGATCAACATCGGCCTGCCCCGCATCCGCGACTTCCGTGGAATCAACCCCAACGCCTTTGACGGCCGTGGCAACTACAACCTCGGCATCAAGGAGCAACTGATCTTCCCGGAGATCACCTATGATATGGTCGACAAGGTGCGCGGCATGGACATCACGATCGTGACCACCGCGAAGACCGACGAGGAAGCTCGGGCGCTCCTGCAGGCCATGGGCCTCCCCTTCCGGAAATAA
- a CDS encoding type Z 30S ribosomal protein S14, translated as MANTSKVVKAQRGSKFAVQNYNRCSRCGRARGYYRFFGMCRICIRELAHRGELPGVKKASW; from the coding sequence ATGGCGAACACCTCTAAAGTCGTGAAGGCGCAGCGTGGCAGCAAGTTTGCCGTGCAGAACTACAACCGGTGCAGCCGCTGTGGCCGCGCCCGTGGCTACTACCGGTTCTTCGGAATGTGCCGCATCTGCATCCGCGAACTGGCGCACCGTGGGGAACTCCCCGGCGTCAAAAAGGCGAGCTGGTAA
- the rpsH gene encoding 30S ribosomal protein S8, which yields MLSDPIADMLTRIRNATRTHKESVDIPASKFKEELARLLMREGYVANVERVRPEGQKFDVLRLTLKYGAKREQVIKHIERVSRPGRRAYVSAENLPRVQRGLGLAVVSTSKGLLPDREARQQGVGGEVVCVLW from the coding sequence ATGCTGAGTGATCCCATCGCCGACATGCTCACGCGCATCCGCAACGCGACGCGCACCCACAAGGAGAGCGTCGACATCCCGGCTTCCAAGTTCAAGGAAGAGCTTGCCCGACTGCTGATGCGCGAAGGCTACGTGGCCAACGTGGAGCGCGTGCGCCCCGAAGGCCAGAAGTTCGACGTGCTGCGCCTGACCCTGAAGTACGGCGCCAAGCGCGAGCAGGTCATCAAGCACATCGAGCGCGTCAGCCGTCCCGGTCGCCGCGCCTACGTGAGCGCCGAGAACCTGCCCCGCGTGCAGCGCGGTCTGGGCCTCGCCGTCGTCTCGACGAGCAAGGGCCTGCTGCCCGACCGCGAAGCGCGTCAGCAGGGCGTGGGCGGCGAAGTCGTCTGCGTTCTCTGGTAA
- the rplF gene encoding 50S ribosomal protein L6, with translation MSRIGKQPIAVPSGVTVSAEGGLFRAKGPKGELTVPYNPALTIATEGDQLLVTRPSDRQEHRALHGLTRTLVANAVKGVSDGFTINLELRGVGYRAKLTGKNLEMTIGYSHPVVIEPPAGVTFTVPEPTRIDVSGIDKQLVGQVAANVRKVRKPDAYHGKGVRFVGEQIALKAGKAGATGGKGKK, from the coding sequence ATGTCCCGTATTGGTAAACAACCCATCGCCGTGCCCAGCGGCGTGACCGTGAGCGCCGAGGGCGGCCTGTTCCGGGCCAAAGGCCCCAAGGGCGAACTCACCGTGCCCTACAACCCCGCCCTGACCATCGCGACCGAGGGCGACCAACTTCTCGTGACGCGCCCCAGCGACCGCCAGGAGCACCGCGCCCTGCACGGCCTGACCCGCACGCTGGTCGCCAACGCCGTCAAGGGCGTGTCGGACGGCTTCACCATCAACCTTGAACTGCGTGGCGTCGGTTACCGCGCCAAGCTGACGGGCAAGAACCTCGAGATGACCATCGGCTACAGCCACCCGGTCGTGATCGAGCCGCCCGCGGGCGTGACCTTCACGGTGCCCGAGCCCACCCGCATCGACGTGAGCGGGATCGACAAGCAGCTCGTGGGGCAGGTCGCGGCCAACGTGCGCAAGGTGCGCAAGCCTGACGCCTACCACGGCAAGGGTGTGCGCTTCGTGGGCGAGCAGATCGCCCTCAAGGCGGGCAAGGCCGGTGCCACCGGCGGGAAAGGGAAGAAGTAA
- the rplR gene encoding 50S ribosomal protein L18: protein MANQTAIRRKLRTRRKVRVAAAERPRLSVFRSSKHIYAQIIDDTTGTTLAAASSSAVKTGTKTDTAAAVGRALAEAAVAKGVKQVVFDRAGYKYHGRVKALADAAREGGLDF, encoded by the coding sequence ATGGCGAACCAGACAGCCATTCGGCGCAAGCTGCGCACCCGCCGCAAGGTGCGTGTCGCGGCGGCGGAGCGTCCGCGCCTCAGCGTGTTCCGCTCCAGCAAGCACATCTACGCCCAGATTATCGACGACACCACCGGCACCACGCTGGCGGCGGCGAGCAGCAGCGCCGTCAAGACCGGGACCAAGACCGACACCGCTGCGGCAGTGGGCCGGGCGCTGGCCGAGGCCGCCGTGGCCAAGGGTGTCAAGCAGGTCGTGTTCGACCGCGCCGGGTACAAGTACCACGGCCGGGTCAAAGCGCTCGCAGACGCGGCGCGGGAGGGTGGCCTTGACTTTTAA
- the rpsE gene encoding 30S ribosomal protein S5, whose protein sequence is MTFNRRNDRERETSEFEEKMLFVNRTSKTYQGGRRFRFAALVILGDRNGRVGMGIGKAKEVPVAIEKAKAIARKNMISVPVENGTIPHDIVGENSTSRVLLKPAGPGTGVIAGTVPRSIAELAGITNMLSKELGSRNKVNVAYAVFDGLKNLRTAKQVRAARGLDTQPRVAGAAAVSATTEAGAAQAGGAL, encoded by the coding sequence TTGACTTTTAATCGTCGCAATGACCGCGAGCGGGAGACCAGCGAGTTCGAAGAGAAGATGCTCTTCGTCAACCGCACCTCCAAGACCTACCAGGGGGGGCGCCGCTTCCGCTTCGCCGCGCTCGTAATCTTGGGTGACCGCAACGGCCGTGTCGGCATGGGCATCGGCAAGGCCAAGGAAGTGCCCGTCGCTATCGAGAAGGCCAAGGCGATCGCCCGTAAGAACATGATCTCCGTGCCGGTGGAAAACGGGACCATTCCCCACGACATCGTCGGCGAGAACTCCACCAGCCGCGTGCTGCTCAAGCCTGCAGGCCCCGGTACCGGCGTGATCGCGGGCACCGTGCCCCGTTCGATTGCGGAACTGGCGGGCATCACCAACATGCTCTCCAAGGAACTCGGCAGCCGCAACAAGGTCAACGTGGCCTACGCGGTGTTCGACGGCCTGAAGAACCTGCGCACCGCCAAGCAGGTGCGTGCGGCCCGTGGCCTGGACACTCAGCCCCGCGTGGCGGGTGCCGCTGCGGTTTCGGCGACTACCGAGGCCGGTGCGGCCCAGGCGGGAGGTGCCCTGTGA
- the rpmD gene encoding 50S ribosomal protein L30, producing MTSSTVKVTLRRSVIGRPESQVQTVKALGLRKIGDTRELVDTPAVRGMIKTVQHLVEVEA from the coding sequence GTGACCTCCTCGACCGTCAAGGTGACCCTGCGCCGCAGCGTGATCGGCCGTCCCGAGAGCCAGGTGCAGACCGTGAAGGCACTGGGGCTGCGCAAGATCGGCGACACCCGTGAACTGGTGGACACCCCCGCCGTGCGCGGCATGATCAAGACCGTTCAACATCTGGTGGAGGTGGAAGCGTGA
- the rplO gene encoding 50S ribosomal protein L15, whose amino-acid sequence MKLHELTPAPGSRKNRKRVGRGPGGTDKTAGRGHKGQKARSGAGKGSFFEGGRSTLISRLPKRGFNNVGTTYEVVNLGQLAGLEGETFDRAALEGAGLVRRKNRPVKLLGRGELTRAVTVHVDAASESAVRAVEAAGGRVVIVSASSENAEQAG is encoded by the coding sequence GTGAAGCTCCACGAACTGACCCCGGCGCCCGGTAGCCGCAAGAACCGCAAGCGCGTGGGCCGTGGCCCCGGCGGCACCGACAAGACCGCCGGTCGCGGGCACAAGGGCCAGAAGGCCCGCAGCGGCGCGGGCAAGGGCTCCTTCTTCGAGGGTGGCCGCAGCACGCTGATCTCCCGTCTGCCCAAGCGCGGCTTCAACAACGTTGGCACGACCTACGAGGTCGTCAACCTCGGCCAGCTCGCCGGGCTGGAAGGCGAGACCTTCGACCGCGCCGCGCTGGAAGGGGCCGGACTGGTGCGCCGCAAGAACCGCCCGGTCAAGCTGCTGGGCCGCGGTGAACTGACCCGCGCCGTGACCGTGCATGTGGACGCGGCGAGCGAGTCGGCGGTCCGGGCCGTGGAAGCGGCCGGGGGCCGGGTCGTGATCGTCAGCGCGAGCAGCGAGAACGCCGAGCAGGCGGGCTAA
- the secY gene encoding preprotein translocase subunit SecY, with the protein MLRAFRDAFRIPDLRRKIVFTLLLLAVYRLGSTIPTPGVNAAALAEATSGGLFGLISLISGGNLSQFSIFALGVLPYITASIVIQLLTTTVPALEKLSKEGEEGRKKINQYTRYAAVALGTFQALFFSLYITSNPQFIAVGWDPGLFTVLVMVLTQVAGIAFTLWIGERITEVGVGNGISLIITAGIIANYPREIAATGELFRNDQVSLLQTLAFVAVILVTIAGIVYVYQGERRVPVTYARARGGAPGGAARNLGGQATWLPIKVNQAGVIPVIFASAMLIIPNLIGSATAERAPEVNAFIQTYLTFGSPWYIALEAALIFGFTYLYNSVQFDPKRISEQLREAGGFIPGVRPGTATAEYLGGISSRLSLWGAIFLVVLTVFPQIVQRATGITTFQFSGTGLLIIVGVALETLKQLEAQLTVRRYDGFISKGRIRGRLN; encoded by the coding sequence ATGCTGCGCGCCTTCCGCGACGCGTTCCGGATTCCGGACCTGCGGCGGAAGATTGTCTTCACCCTGCTGCTGCTCGCCGTCTACCGCCTCGGAAGCACCATTCCGACGCCGGGCGTGAATGCCGCAGCCCTCGCGGAGGCCACCTCGGGTGGCCTTTTCGGGTTGATCAGCCTGATCTCGGGCGGCAATCTTTCGCAGTTCTCGATCTTCGCGCTGGGGGTGTTGCCGTACATCACGGCCAGCATCGTGATCCAGCTTCTGACCACCACCGTCCCCGCGCTGGAGAAACTCAGCAAGGAGGGCGAGGAGGGCCGCAAGAAGATCAACCAGTACACCCGCTACGCGGCGGTCGCGCTGGGGACCTTTCAGGCCCTGTTCTTCTCGCTGTACATCACCAGCAACCCGCAGTTCATCGCGGTGGGCTGGGACCCTGGCCTCTTTACCGTCTTGGTGATGGTGCTGACCCAGGTGGCGGGCATTGCCTTTACCCTCTGGATCGGCGAGCGCATCACCGAGGTGGGCGTCGGCAACGGCATCAGCCTGATCATCACGGCGGGGATCATCGCCAACTACCCGCGCGAGATCGCCGCGACGGGCGAACTCTTCCGCAACGATCAGGTGTCGCTGCTCCAGACTCTGGCCTTCGTGGCGGTGATTCTGGTGACCATTGCGGGCATCGTGTACGTCTATCAGGGCGAGCGACGGGTGCCCGTCACCTACGCCCGCGCCCGTGGAGGAGCGCCCGGCGGGGCCGCCCGCAACCTGGGGGGACAGGCCACCTGGCTGCCGATCAAGGTCAACCAGGCAGGCGTGATCCCGGTGATTTTCGCCTCGGCCATGCTGATCATTCCCAACCTGATCGGCAGCGCCACGGCCGAGCGGGCGCCCGAGGTCAACGCGTTTATCCAGACGTACCTGACCTTCGGAAGTCCCTGGTACATCGCGCTGGAAGCGGCGCTGATCTTCGGGTTCACGTACCTGTACAACAGCGTGCAGTTCGACCCCAAGCGCATCAGCGAGCAATTGCGCGAGGCGGGCGGCTTCATTCCCGGCGTGCGGCCGGGCACGGCGACCGCCGAGTACCTGGGCGGCATCAGCAGCCGCCTGAGCCTGTGGGGCGCGATCTTCCTGGTCGTGCTGACGGTCTTTCCCCAGATCGTGCAGCGGGCGACGGGCATCACCACCTTCCAGTTCAGCGGCACCGGCCTGCTGATCATCGTGGGGGTGGCGCTCGAGACCCTCAAGCAGCTCGAAGCGCAGCTCACGGTGCGCCGCTACGACGGCTTTATCAGCAAGGGCCGCATCCGTGGCCGACTGAACTGA
- a CDS encoding adenylate kinase, producing MTQSGNKVVIFLGPPGAGKGTQAERLAQEEGLTKISTGDILRDHVSRGTELGQRVKPILDAGALVPDDILIALIRDRLAGMDAVRVIFDGFPRTGAQAEALDLLLEELGAPVTAVPLLEVPDGLLIERIVERGRQAAARGEPVRSDDTEEVARRRQEVYREQTQPLIDYYGARGHLRPVDGVGTMDEVYGRIVQALG from the coding sequence ATGACACAATCCGGAAACAAGGTCGTGATTTTTCTCGGCCCCCCCGGTGCAGGCAAGGGCACCCAGGCCGAGCGCCTGGCACAGGAAGAAGGCCTGACCAAGATCAGCACCGGAGACATCCTGCGCGATCACGTCTCGCGCGGCACGGAGCTGGGGCAGCGGGTCAAGCCCATTCTCGACGCGGGGGCGCTTGTCCCCGACGACATCCTGATCGCGCTGATCCGTGACCGCCTCGCGGGGATGGACGCGGTGCGGGTCATCTTCGACGGGTTTCCGCGCACCGGGGCGCAGGCGGAGGCGCTCGACCTGCTGCTGGAGGAACTCGGGGCTCCAGTGACCGCCGTCCCGCTGTTGGAGGTCCCCGACGGGCTCCTGATCGAACGCATCGTGGAGCGGGGGCGGCAGGCCGCCGCGCGGGGCGAACCCGTGCGCAGCGACGACACCGAGGAGGTGGCCCGGAGGCGGCAGGAGGTCTACCGCGAACAGACCCAGCCGCTGATCGACTACTACGGGGCACGCGGGCATCTGCGCCCGGTCGATGGCGTGGGCACGATGGACGAGGTGTACGGGCGCATCGTGCAGGCGCTGGGGTAG
- the infA gene encoding translation initiation factor IF-1 produces the protein MPEQREKRKKEESDTVRAEGVVEEALPNTTFRVKLDTGHDILAYISGKMRIHYIRILPGDRVVLEISPYDTSRGRIVYRK, from the coding sequence ATGCCGGAACAGCGGGAAAAGCGCAAGAAGGAAGAGTCCGATACCGTGCGGGCCGAGGGCGTGGTGGAAGAGGCGCTGCCCAACACCACCTTCCGGGTAAAGCTCGATACCGGGCATGACATTCTGGCCTACATCAGCGGCAAGATGCGGATCCACTACATCCGGATTCTGCCCGGTGACCGCGTGGTCCTGGAAATCAGTCCCTACGACACGTCGCGGGGACGGATCGTCTACCGCAAGTAA
- the rpmJ gene encoding 50S ribosomal protein L36: protein MKVRSSVKKMCDNCKVIRRHGRVLVICSNVKHKQRQG, encoded by the coding sequence ATGAAAGTTCGCAGCAGTGTCAAGAAGATGTGCGACAACTGCAAGGTGATCCGCCGCCACGGGCGCGTGCTGGTCATCTGCTCCAATGTCAAGCACAAGCAGAGGCAGGGCTAA
- the rpsM gene encoding 30S ribosomal protein S13, whose amino-acid sequence MARIAGVDLPREKRVEIALTYIYGIGLTRSKEVLAQTGISPDTRVKNLSEADQSTLRDAIERTYKVEGDLRSEVGQNIKRLMDIGAYRGLRHRRGLPVRGQRTKTNARTRKGPRKTVAGKKKATRK is encoded by the coding sequence ATGGCGCGTATTGCCGGTGTGGACCTTCCGCGTGAAAAGCGCGTCGAGATCGCCCTGACCTACATCTACGGAATCGGCCTGACCCGCTCCAAGGAAGTGCTGGCGCAGACCGGGATCAGCCCCGACACCCGCGTCAAGAACCTCAGTGAGGCGGACCAGAGCACCCTGCGTGACGCCATCGAGCGCACCTACAAGGTGGAAGGCGACCTCCGTTCGGAAGTCGGCCAGAACATCAAGCGCCTGATGGACATCGGCGCGTACCGTGGCCTGCGCCACCGCCGCGGCCTGCCCGTGCGCGGCCAGCGCACGAAGACGAACGCCCGCACCCGCAAGGGACCGCGCAAGACCGTCGCGGGCAAGAAGAAGGCGACGAGGAAGTAA
- the rpsK gene encoding 30S ribosomal protein S11 yields the protein MAKTTKGKTPRRARRNISAGRAYVHASYNNTIVTITDLDGNSVAWSSGGTIGYKGSKKGTPYAAQLAAADAVKKAQQTFGMNVVDVIVRGTGSGREQAIRAIQASGIEVKSIMDDSPVPHNGCRPKKKFRA from the coding sequence ATGGCGAAGACCACCAAGGGCAAGACCCCCCGCCGCGCCCGGCGCAACATCAGCGCGGGCCGCGCGTACGTGCACGCGAGCTACAACAACACCATCGTGACCATCACCGACCTCGACGGCAACTCCGTCGCGTGGTCGAGTGGCGGCACCATCGGCTACAAGGGCAGCAAGAAGGGCACCCCCTACGCGGCCCAGCTCGCCGCTGCTGACGCCGTGAAAAAGGCCCAGCAGACCTTCGGCATGAACGTCGTGGACGTGATCGTGCGCGGCACCGGCTCGGGCCGCGAGCAGGCGATCCGCGCCATTCAGGCCTCCGGCATCGAAGTGAAGTCCATCATGGACGACAGCCCCGTGCCCCACAACGGCTGCCGCCCCAAGAAGAAGTTCCGCGCCTAA
- the rpsD gene encoding 30S ribosomal protein S4 has protein sequence MGRFRGSITKLSRREGINLAETEKVQKYLDRRPYAPGQHGQRRGRGRPSDYSVRLREKQKLARLYGVNEKQFRNLFEEAANVPGVTGTVFLQLLERRLDNVVFRMGFASTRRQARQFVGHGHVLVNGKRVDIPSYRVKIGDEITVSEKSRSMGFIQENMEAQKRRRVSPWIELNPETFSGTFVRLPAREDLALPINENFIIEYYSR, from the coding sequence ATGGGTCGTTTCCGTGGTTCCATCACCAAGCTCAGCCGCCGCGAGGGCATCAACCTCGCGGAGACCGAGAAAGTCCAGAAGTACCTCGACCGGCGCCCCTACGCGCCCGGTCAGCACGGGCAGCGCCGGGGCCGTGGCCGCCCCAGCGACTACAGCGTGCGCCTGCGTGAAAAGCAGAAGCTCGCCCGGCTGTACGGCGTCAACGAGAAGCAGTTCCGCAACCTCTTCGAGGAAGCCGCGAACGTGCCCGGCGTGACCGGCACGGTGTTCCTGCAACTGCTCGAGCGCCGCCTCGACAACGTCGTGTTCCGCATGGGCTTTGCCAGCACCCGCCGCCAGGCCCGGCAGTTTGTCGGCCACGGGCACGTGCTCGTCAACGGCAAGCGGGTGGATATTCCCAGCTACCGGGTCAAGATCGGCGACGAGATCACCGTCTCCGAGAAGAGCCGCTCCATGGGCTTTATTCAGGAAAACATGGAGGCGCAAAAGCGCCGCCGCGTCTCGCCCTGGATCGAACTGAACCCCGAGACCTTCAGCGGCACCTTCGTGCGCCTGCCCGCCCGCGAAGACCTCGCCCTGCCCATCAACGAGAACTTCATCATCGAGTACTACTCGCGCTAA